The following are from one region of the Rosistilla carotiformis genome:
- a CDS encoding RNA polymerase sigma factor — MNALACPGGMVLEKAGPMVEPLSRASLEQAVSDSLPYWLRMAQRLSGDSEIAEEAVQDALVRVAKSWKSFRGQSAIETWVGRIVIHSVRDRLAARRPSLQNGDEAGSIESTARGPMEELLAVEQQQRVRAAIATLPDRQREVLTLTIWEAKSATEVAELLEINTQNVYATLHAARQRLKEILREV, encoded by the coding sequence ATGAACGCGTTGGCGTGTCCCGGTGGGATGGTTTTGGAAAAGGCGGGCCCGATGGTTGAACCGTTGTCGCGGGCCTCACTGGAACAAGCCGTCAGCGATTCGCTGCCGTATTGGTTGCGGATGGCCCAGCGACTCTCGGGCGACTCGGAGATTGCGGAAGAGGCGGTCCAAGATGCGTTGGTGCGCGTGGCGAAATCGTGGAAAAGTTTCCGCGGGCAATCGGCGATTGAAACCTGGGTCGGACGCATCGTGATCCACAGCGTCCGCGATCGGTTGGCCGCGCGAAGACCTTCGCTGCAAAACGGCGACGAGGCGGGAAGCATCGAATCGACGGCTCGCGGTCCCATGGAGGAATTACTGGCGGTCGAACAACAGCAACGGGTGCGGGCAGCCATCGCCACGCTGCCCGACCGACAACGCGAAGTGCTGACGTTGACGATTTGGGAAGCCAAATCGGCGACGGAAGTGGCCGAACTGTTGGAGATTAACACGCAAAATGTTTACGCGACGCTGCACGCGGCGCGTCAGCGATTAAAGGAAATTCTGCGCGAGGTGTAG
- a CDS encoding DUF7133 domain-containing protein, with translation MTRFCSFQAMLLASLTILSIFSGSVSVLGQPTPPSVDAQRERFQLPSGFEIQLVISDPEIGQPMNLNFDARGRLWVTHSVEYPYPAAGEGVQPDRGKFAGGGDHPPRDRLSIVEIGPTGNASQVTHFVDGLNIPIGQTPLKDGSEGLVYGIPSIFHVADRDGDGRSDTQTALYSTFGNIDVHGNANAFTRWIDGWIYGCHGFSNHSEITDAAGRTVVMDSGNTYRFRSDGSHFQQFTWGQVNPFGITFDAWGNLFDSDCHSKPVYQLLRGATYPHFGNPEPAIGFGPSMIDHAHGSTGICGPAYYSADHFPEEFRDNLFICNPVTGRVHRDKLRRVGSTLLCDTQPDFITTDDPWFRPVDAIVGPDGALYIADFCNRVIGHYEAPLDDPDRDRTHGRIWRVVWNGEPSAPPQSIDLTKLSTADLIVRLSDPNLQVRTLATNYLIDSRADEVLDPLRATLASESDPFTRAHGLWILERLSAMDSEAVERFANDSDPLVRVHLFKMLAERESLLESERQLAIQGLQDADAFVRRAAADALGQHPTSDNIAPLLHAWQAAREADTHLIHVLRLVLQRHLETRSPFQEPGTASFSTGQLTAEQQRRLLQIASVSGGDRAAGIVFELADPQTIDPAVLVRSAVLITRTASVESQLRLVELAPQWFANDAGQQLSLLSAIYEGATQRGGESSELKRQLQRWLERLAPAQLKTLQAGGSDWSRQPALGMETSASPWGIQNRGSADGNTDARFWDSISHGERLTGVLRSPTFPLPETLSFWLCGHNGNPKNESSDANHIRLVLVDSGKTIAQQMPPRNDTAQRYTWTIDPNLIGQQAAIEIVDADRGNAYAWIAAGRFEPPVVQVADESQESRLIELIGSLDLSQFADTIDSLISDRRQSIDVRQQAIRTSIRLGRTERSFAIVSDLLSDPSQPPALRMQAAAALAGFDTDASRDRLVAAIAQSPASLQREIASGLARTTAGIDRLFDAIAAGNASARLLQEPGLVDTLRRSASEKQLQQIDQLTQDLPPANEKLAVQLAHHRALAHHRPSAEAAVAGRIVFDKNCAACHRIGSSGQLVGPQLDGVGNRGADRLLEDILDPNRNVDVAFRSLTVVTIDGTVVNGLLRRQEGETIVLADSTGREITISTDDIETQQKSTVSVMPGNFAESLAEQEIQNLLAFLMEQRAKKESPAGRPATP, from the coding sequence ATGACACGCTTCTGTTCCTTTCAGGCGATGCTCCTCGCATCACTAACGATATTGTCGATTTTTAGCGGTTCGGTCTCCGTCTTGGGCCAGCCAACGCCGCCATCGGTAGACGCGCAGCGCGAGCGGTTTCAATTGCCATCGGGGTTTGAGATCCAGTTGGTGATCAGCGATCCGGAGATCGGCCAACCGATGAATCTGAATTTCGACGCCCGCGGTCGGTTGTGGGTCACGCATTCGGTGGAGTATCCCTATCCGGCGGCGGGCGAAGGAGTGCAGCCCGATCGCGGCAAGTTCGCTGGCGGCGGCGACCATCCGCCGCGCGATCGATTGTCGATTGTGGAGATCGGACCGACCGGCAATGCGTCGCAGGTGACTCATTTTGTCGACGGGCTAAATATCCCGATCGGACAGACGCCGTTAAAGGATGGCAGCGAGGGACTGGTCTACGGAATCCCATCGATCTTCCACGTTGCCGATCGCGACGGAGATGGGCGATCCGACACGCAAACCGCTCTCTATTCGACGTTTGGCAACATCGACGTCCACGGAAACGCGAACGCCTTCACCCGTTGGATCGACGGTTGGATCTATGGCTGCCACGGCTTCTCGAATCACAGCGAAATCACCGACGCGGCGGGGCGGACCGTCGTGATGGACTCGGGCAACACCTACCGCTTCCGCAGCGATGGATCGCACTTTCAGCAGTTTACGTGGGGGCAAGTCAATCCGTTTGGGATCACCTTCGACGCCTGGGGCAACCTCTTCGATTCGGACTGCCATTCCAAACCGGTCTACCAATTGCTACGCGGCGCGACCTATCCTCACTTTGGCAATCCCGAACCGGCGATTGGGTTTGGGCCTTCGATGATCGATCACGCCCACGGTTCGACAGGCATCTGCGGGCCGGCTTATTATTCGGCCGACCACTTTCCCGAAGAGTTCCGCGACAATCTATTCATCTGCAATCCGGTCACCGGTCGGGTGCATCGAGACAAATTGCGACGCGTCGGTTCGACGTTGTTGTGCGATACCCAGCCCGACTTCATCACGACCGATGATCCTTGGTTTCGCCCTGTCGATGCGATCGTGGGCCCCGACGGTGCGCTCTATATCGCCGATTTCTGCAACCGTGTGATCGGTCACTACGAGGCGCCGTTGGACGATCCCGATCGCGACCGTACGCATGGCCGAATCTGGCGAGTCGTTTGGAACGGGGAACCTTCGGCACCTCCGCAGTCGATCGATCTAACAAAACTATCGACTGCCGATTTGATCGTCCGCCTCTCCGATCCGAATCTGCAGGTTCGTACGCTGGCGACAAACTATTTGATCGATTCACGAGCCGATGAAGTGCTCGATCCACTGCGTGCGACGCTCGCTTCCGAGAGCGATCCCTTCACCCGCGCCCATGGCTTATGGATTTTGGAGCGTTTGAGTGCGATGGACTCCGAAGCGGTGGAACGCTTCGCAAACGATTCCGATCCGTTGGTGCGAGTGCATCTATTCAAGATGCTCGCCGAACGGGAGAGTCTTCTTGAATCGGAGCGACAGCTTGCGATCCAAGGGCTGCAAGATGCGGATGCCTTCGTTCGTCGAGCCGCCGCCGATGCATTGGGACAACATCCGACGTCGGACAACATCGCCCCGTTGTTGCACGCTTGGCAAGCAGCCCGCGAAGCTGACACCCATTTGATCCATGTGCTGCGTTTGGTACTGCAGCGACATTTGGAAACGCGTTCACCTTTTCAAGAACCGGGGACTGCGTCCTTTTCGACTGGGCAGTTGACTGCCGAACAGCAGCGGCGGTTGTTGCAAATCGCTTCAGTGAGCGGCGGAGATCGAGCGGCAGGGATCGTCTTTGAGCTTGCCGATCCCCAAACGATCGATCCCGCGGTCTTGGTTCGATCGGCGGTTTTGATCACGCGGACTGCATCGGTCGAATCGCAACTGCGGCTGGTGGAACTGGCACCGCAGTGGTTCGCAAACGATGCCGGCCAACAGCTGTCTCTCTTATCGGCGATTTACGAAGGAGCGACGCAGCGCGGCGGAGAGTCTTCCGAACTGAAGCGCCAGCTGCAACGCTGGCTCGAACGCCTGGCACCTGCCCAATTGAAAACGCTACAAGCGGGCGGTTCCGATTGGTCGCGTCAGCCGGCCCTGGGAATGGAAACTTCCGCGTCACCGTGGGGGATTCAGAATCGTGGATCCGCCGACGGCAACACTGACGCGCGGTTTTGGGACAGCATCTCGCATGGCGAACGTTTGACGGGAGTGTTGCGCAGCCCCACTTTCCCGCTGCCCGAAACGCTTTCTTTTTGGCTGTGCGGCCACAACGGCAATCCGAAAAACGAGTCGAGCGATGCCAATCACATTCGGCTGGTTCTCGTTGATTCGGGCAAAACGATCGCCCAGCAAATGCCTCCCCGCAACGATACAGCTCAGCGATACACATGGACGATCGATCCGAATCTTATAGGCCAACAAGCAGCGATCGAAATCGTCGATGCCGATCGTGGGAACGCCTACGCATGGATTGCCGCAGGGCGATTTGAACCGCCCGTGGTCCAAGTGGCGGACGAATCGCAGGAGTCACGGCTGATCGAGTTGATCGGTTCGCTGGACCTTTCGCAATTCGCCGATACGATCGATTCGTTGATCTCCGATCGGCGGCAGTCGATCGACGTCCGGCAGCAAGCGATCCGCACCAGCATCCGACTGGGACGCACCGAGCGATCGTTTGCGATCGTCAGCGACCTGTTGTCCGATCCATCGCAACCGCCCGCGCTGCGAATGCAAGCCGCCGCAGCGCTCGCGGGCTTCGATACCGATGCCAGTCGCGATCGGCTGGTCGCGGCGATCGCTCAGTCGCCCGCGTCGCTGCAACGCGAGATCGCGTCGGGGTTGGCAAGAACCACCGCCGGGATCGATCGCTTATTCGATGCGATCGCCGCCGGAAACGCTTCGGCCCGATTGCTGCAAGAACCGGGGCTGGTCGACACGCTGCGGCGCAGTGCAAGCGAAAAGCAGTTGCAGCAGATCGATCAGCTAACCCAAGATCTGCCTCCGGCCAATGAAAAGCTCGCCGTACAACTGGCGCATCATCGGGCGTTGGCACACCATCGGCCGAGCGCGGAAGCCGCGGTCGCGGGACGGATCGTCTTCGACAAGAACTGCGCCGCCTGCCACCGAATTGGAAGCTCTGGCCAATTGGTCGGTCCGCAATTGGATGGTGTTGGCAATCGAGGAGCCGATCGGTTGTTGGAGGACATCCTCGATCCCAACCGCAACGTCGACGTTGCCTTTCGCAGTCTGACGGTGGTCACGATCGATGGGACCGTCGTCAATGGCCTGCTGCGCCGACAAGAGGGGGAAACGATCGTGCTAGCCGATTCGACGGGACGCGAGATCACCATATCGACCGACGATATCGAGACCCAGCAAAAATCAACGGTCTCGGTGATGCCCGGCAACTTTGCCGAATCGTTAGCGGAACAGGAGATCCAAAATTTGTTGGCGTTTCTGATGGAACAACGCGCTAAAAAGGAATCGCCAGCAGGCCGGCCCGCCACTCCCTAA